Part of the Leptolyngbya sp. BL0902 genome, TCATCCATGGGAGATCCGATCATTTCGTCGTCGTCGGTCAGGATGCTGAGGCTACCCTCTAGGTCGTAGCTGCGGGCGGTGCGGTCATCTAGCACCACGTCCTGAAGGTCGTCGTCGAGGATGGCAGACTCGTAGCCCGGTTCGACTTCAGGGGCGGGGGCGTCTTCGTAGGCGTTGTAGCCCGTCCCGGCAGGGATCAAGCGCCCAATGATGACGTTTTCCTTCAGGCCGCGCAGCCAGTCGGACTTGCCTTCAATGGCGGCTTCGGTGAGGACGCGGGTGGTTTCTTGGAAACTCGCCGCCGAGATGAAGCTGTCGGTATTTAGGGAGGCCTTGGTAATCCCCAGCAGCACCGGAGTGTACTGGGCCGGAGCCCCACCCGTAATCGACATGGCTTCGTTGACCTGCTCCACCTGGTAGATTTCCACCAGTTCACCGGGCAGCATGGTGGTGTCACCGCCGTCGTCAATGCGGCACTTGGAGGACATCTGCCGCACGATCACCTCCGTGTGTTTGTCGGAAATATCAATCCCCTGGGACTGGTACACCGACTGCACCTCGTTCACCAGGAAGCTTTGAACTTCCTGCAAACTCTTGAGGGCGGCTTCGTGGGTGCCTTCCCCTAGACTCATGTGGTAGTCGAAGAAGACCTCCAGAATTTCGTGGGGGTTGGCGGGGCCGTCCGTGAGGTGTTCCGCCGTGCTGACCTGCTGCCCGTCGGAAACGATTACGTTCTGGCCGGGGTTGATCGGATATTCCGACACCACGCCGTCCTCTTCGATCACCTTCACTTCCACGGTTTCGTCGTCGCTGTAGACTACCTGGGCGGTACCGGGGCGACGGGACAAAACGCAGGCTTCCTTGGGCTTCCGGGCCTCCAGTAGTTCCTCAATCCGGGGCAGACCTTGGATGATGTCTCCGGTCTTGGCCCGCTCAAACACCAGTAGCACCAGGTTGTCGCCCCGTTGCACGAGGTCGCCATCTTCGATGTGCAGCACGGCTCCGGTCGAGACCCGGTAGGGCCGTGCGAGGCGTAGGGTGAGGGTGTCACCGTCGATGCTGGCCACTTCCCCAGATTCGTTGTGGCTGATGCCGGGGGCGATTTCTGTTTCTGCCACGACTAAGCTGCCCACCTTAACGCTGGGCGCTTGGCCACCCAGGTTCATCTGAACCTGGTCGGTGTCGCGCACCACCAGCAGGCGACGCACGGCCTCCTGGCCTTCACGAATCCCGCGCACGACGCCGGATTCCTTACACTTGATTTCGGTACGGGCCAAAACGGCACCGGGGGGAATCTGGTCGCCCTCCTTCACCAGCAGGGTGGTGACGGTGCTGCCCTGGGTTTGGTCGGCTACCACATCGCGGCGGATCACCTGGGTTTCCAGCACCACCATTTGCAGGCGGGTAATCTCAGGATCGGCATCGTCGGGCACGAGTTCAATGTCGGCCACGACATGGGGCGATTCGTCTTCGATATCCAGCACCAACTGAGTCCGCAGGAGTTCGACGCCATCGACCACCTCAATCCGGTCGCCATCCTTGAAGGGCACCCGCTGTACCGCCCGCAGTTTGATGGAGCTGGCGGCATCCGTCGCGGAACCCTGGCTGGGCACCGAGGGCTCGTTGGGGACGGTGTATTCCTCTACCGGACGCAGCAGAATCGCAGGCCCTTCGGGGGTTTCTACGTATTCCACGTAGCGCAGGGCGTCGGCCACTAGACCGGGCATGATTTCTTCCCCGGCGTTCACCAAGGAGCGATCCCGTTCCATCACGTCTTCGGGGGCATCCACCATGTGCAGGTCGCCCGGTTTGACGATGATCTTCCGCAGAATGTCGTTCTTCTGGGTAATTTCCACCACACCGCTGTTTTGGCAGAAGATGTCCTTCACCACTTCGGTGCCCGCTTCTAGGTATTGGCCATCCTCCACCATCAGCAGGGAGATGTCTTTGTTGACCTCGTGGGTTTCTTCGGGAATCCACAGCAGGGTGCCGCCTTGCACAACTTCGTAGCCCTGCTTGCCCTTGCCCTTTTTGGCCACCTCAACCCCAGCAAACTTGACGATACCGCCCGTCTGGGTTTTGAACTGGTCGTCTTCGAGTTCGGCAATCACCTGGCCGCTGGTGACTTTGGCCCCAGGGGTAGCAATCAAAGAGAAACGCTGCCCGTAGGAGGTTTCGATGAAGTAATGCTCCCGACCTTGGCCCTGCTCTTTGCGCACCTGGGCCTGATCCAGCATGACGGAGGCGGTGATGATCTCCACTTCCCGGCTACCCTTGTCGTCTTGGGTGTCGGGCAGACGCACGAAGCCGCCGCGCTCGGTGGTCAGCTTGGTGGCGGCTAGGGTGTCGCCCGCCTTCACGGCATCGCCGTTGCGTACCACGGGTTCGGCACCGGGCAGCAGGTTATAGACATCCCCAGACAGCACCCACAGCAGACCGCCACGCTGGGCTAGGCGAGTGGTGTTGCCCTGGCGGTCGGTTTTTTCCTCCTGCACCAGGCCGTCGAACTTCACTTCCCCAGCCAGGTCAGAGGTCACGTCCTTGGTGGCTTTTTCCGTCACCTTGCGGGTGCGCCCTGCGGAGGGCAGTTCTGCCAGCAGTTGCTCTTTCTTGACCGCATCGCCATCGTTGACGAATAGGATCGTCCCCTGGGGTAGGCGTTCCGTCTGGTTCTTGCCGCTCATCTCCACCACAAGATCCGCGTCGGACTCCAGCATCAGGGCTTCTTCGCCGTAGCGGGTGCGGAAGCCACGACTCTTGAAGCGCTTGGGCAGGCGCACAGTGCCGTCCTTGGTGGCGTTAATCCGGGGAGCCACTTCCCCGGTGAAGGTACCACCCGTGTGGAAGGTACGCATGGTCATCTGGGTACCCGGTTCGCCAATGGACTGGGCGGCGATGATCCCCACCGCTTCGCCCAAGTCCACCAGGTCAGAATGGGCCAAGCTCCAGCCGTAGCACAGTTGACACACCGACCGCGTGGCTTCGCAGGTGAGGGGCGAGCGCACCACCACCTCTTCCACCCCGGCCTTGGCAATCTTGCTGGCGGTTTCGGGGGAAATGGGCTCATTCTTGGCCAGGACAACTTCCCCGGTTTCCGGGTTGACCACATCCTCTGCCACCACCCGACCCAGCAGACGGTTTTCCAGGGGAATTAGCACCCGCTCCCCGTCGGTCATGCTGCGTAGACGAATACCGCGCTCGGTGCCGCAGTCGTGCTCACGGATAATCACATCCTGGGACACGTCCACCAGACGCCGGGTGAGGTAGCCGGAGTCCGCCGTCCGCAGGGCCGTATCCACCAGCCCCTTCCGCGCCCCGTAGGAGGAGATCACGTACTCGGTTACGGTCAGCCCTTCCCGGAAGTTGGTTTTAATGGGAAGGTCAATGATTTCCCCTTGGGGATTGGCCATCAGGCCGCGCATCCCCACCAACTGACGCACCTGGGAGATGTTCCCCCGTGCCCCAGAGAAGGCCATCATGTACACCGAGTTGAGGGGGTTGTTCTTTTTGAAGTTCTCAACCACCTGATCCTTCAGCTTTTCGCTGGTGTCGTTCCAGGTATCGATAACCTTGGTCAAACGCTCTACCTCGGTGATTTCACCCCGGATATAGCGCTCCTCAGTGGCGTTGATGTCCTCTTCGGCAGCGGCCAGCATGGCCCGTTTTTCCGCTGGTACCTGGAGGTCTTCCACACTGATGGAAACCCCGGCGCGGGTGGCGTACTTAAAGCCCAGCTCCTTAATTCGGTCGGCCATTTGGGAGGTGCGGGCGGTGCCGTACTCGGTGAATGACCAGGAGATCAGCTTTTTAAGCTGCTTTTTGTCAATGATGCGGTTCCGAAAAACCAGCGAGGATTGAGTTGCCCCTTGCTCAGCCATGTGTTTTCTGCCCCTCGTGCGGTGTACTGATGTCGTGATTGGCGGGAATGGCGGCTCCGGCTCATCCAAAAGCCAGAGCCAGACGTTAGCTTGCGATTGCTTCGAGAACGGCCTTGTTGTAGATGATGCGGCCTGCGGTGGTTTTGATGTACTGGGAAATGACGTTGCCCTCTTGATCCAGACGCACCCGCCGTTCGGAGTAAACCTGCGTCTTGATGCCGCCGGATTCCTCCTCCTGCTCCAGTACCTCCGGCTGATCCGACTCCACCGGGCCGTCATAGCGCAGCCACACCTTGGCATGGAGATCCACCAAGCCCTGCTCGAAGGCCATGATGGCGTCTTCCATGTTGGCGAAGTAGTGCCCTTCGCCCTTGGTGGCCCCAGGGTTGTCCGCCGTTAGGTAATAACAGCCCAACACCATATCCTGGGAGGGGGTGATGATCGGTTGCCCCGTGGCCGGAGACAGCACGTTGTTGGAGGCCAGCATCAGCAGCCGCGCCTCGGCCTGGGCTTCCAGGGAGAGGGGGACGTGGACAGCCATTTGATCGCCGTCAAAGTCGGCGTTGAAGGCGGGACAGACCAGGGGATGAAGCTGAATGGCGCGGCCTTCCACCAGGATCGGTTCAAAGGCCTGAATCCCCAAACGGTGGAGGGTCGGTGCCCGGTTCAGCATGACGGGGTGGCTTTCAATCACCTCTTCCAGCACTTCCCAGACGGTGTCGCTGTTGTCGCTGTGCTGGATCATCTTCTTGGCGGCCTTGATGTTGTTCACCACCCCCTGGCGAATCAGGCGATGGATCACAAAGGGCTGGAACAACTCAATAGCCATTTCGCGAGGCAGACCGCACTGGTGAATTTGCAGCTTGGGGCCAACCACGATGACGGAACGGCCAGAGTAGTCCACCCGTTTACCCAGCAGGTTTTGGCGGAAGCGGCCCTGTTTCCCTTCAATGATGTCCGACAGGGACTTGAGCGGGCGGTTGTTGGCCCCCACCACCGTGCGACCCCGACGACCGTTGTCGATCAGGGCATCCACGGCCTCTTGCAGCATCCGCTTTTCGTTGCGGACGATAATTTCCGGGGCCAGGATTTCCTGTAGGCGGGCCAAACGGTTGTTGCGGTTGATGACGCGACGGTAGAGGTCGTTGAGGTCGGAGGTGGCGAAGCGGCCCCCATCCAACTGCACCATGGGGCGCAGGTCGGGGGGAATGACGGGAATCACATCCAGCACCATCCACTCGGTTTTCGACCCGGTGGCGATGAAGTTGTCGATCACCCGCAGGCGCTTGATCAGCTTGGCCCGCTTTTGGCCCTTGGAGTTGGCGATTTCCTCCCGCAGCTTCTCGGCCACGGTTTCCAGTTCCAAATCTTGCAGCAAGCGCTGGAGGGCTTCGGCCCCAATCCCCACCTCAACGCCGGAGAGTTCGGTATCTTCGTCATAGAGCTGGTCTTCGATTTCAATCCACTGATCTTCCGTCAGCAGTTGCTTGTAGCTGAGGTTTTCAGCGTTACCGGGATCCAACACCACATAGGCGTTGAAGTAGACAATCTGCTCCACGTCCCGCAGGGGCATATCCAGCAGAATGGCGATGTAGCTGGGGATGCCCTTCAGGTACCACACGTGGGCCACCGGAGCGGCCAGTTTGATGTAGCCCATGCGGTGACGGCGCACCCGCGATTCCGTCACTTCCACGCCGCAGCGCTCGCAGACAATGCCCCGGTGACGCACCCGCTTATATTTGCCGCAGTGGCATTCCCAGTCCTTAGCGGGGCCAAAAATCCGCTCACAGAAAAGCCCGTCCATCTCCGGCTTTAGCGTCCGGTAGTTGATGGTTTCCGGCTTGGTGACTTCGCCCACCACCTGGCCGTTGGGCAGGGTGCGTTCCCCCCACTGGCGAATCCGTTCAGGGGATGCCAATCCAATTTTGACGTAGTCAAACCGCTGTTCTAGCTTGGCCATGCTGGGTGTTTTCCTTGTAAGCGCGCTCAATCGAATGGAAAGCCGTGATCTGGGAAGATCCGTGTCGGGTTAGAAGGCTGGATAGAGGGGGTTCCGAGGTGGAGACAAGGCACCCCGGAACCGGGGGTTAGCTGAAGTTAGCCAACGGCCCTAGTCTTCCATGTCCTCGCTGTCGTCGCGGGCGATGGATTCGTAGGTGGGCCGGGAGGGAGCCCGACGATTGTTGACATCGGCCATCAGGTCTACCTCAATGTCGCGGCTGGTGCCGTCTTCCTTGGTTTCCACCTTGTGAACGGCGATGTCGAGACAGAGGGATTGCAACTCCCGCATCAACACCTTGAAGGATTCCGGCGTACCGGGGCGAGGGATGGACTTGCCCTTGACGATGGCGTTGAGGGCTTCGTTACGGCCCTGCATATCGTCGGACTTCACGGTCAGCAATTCCTGGAGGGTGTAGGCCGCCCCGAAGGCTTCCAGCGCCCACACTTCCATTTCCCCGAAGCGCTGTCCACCCTGCTGGGCTTTACCGCCAAGGGGCTGCTGCGTCACCAGAGAGTAGGGACCCGTGGAGCGGGCGTGGATCTTGTCATCGACCAGGTGAACCAGTTTCAGCATGTAGGCTTTGCCCACAGTGATCGCCTTATCAAAGGGTTCCCCGGTGCGGCCATCCCGCAGGATGATTTTGCCGGGATCGTCGGGGTTGTAGACCCAATCTTTTCCGGTGGTTTCGCGGGCCTCCATCAGCTTGCCGTGGGTGGAGTTGCGGGAGGCTTCTTCGCCGTACATTTCGTCGAAGGGGATCACCTTAAAGCGGGCGTCCAGGTTCTCCGCCGCCCAACCCAGTAGGCACTCAAACACCTGACCCACGTTCATCCGGGAAGGCACACCCAGGGGATTCAGGGCAATGTCGATGGGGGTGCCGTCGGGCAGGTAGGGCATGTCCTCGATGGGCAGGATGCGGGAAATAATTCCCTTGTTGCCGTGGCGTCCGGCCATTTTGTCGCCCACCTGGATCTTGCGCTTCTGGGCCACGTAGACCCGCACCACCATGTTGGCACCGGGGGGCAGTTCGTCGCCCTGTTCGCGGGTAAACACCCGCACATCGACCACGCGGCCCTTTTCGCCGTTGGGCACCCGTAGGGAGTTATCCCGCACGTCCCGCGCCTTTTCGCCGAAGATGGCCCGCAGCAGTTTCTCTTCCGGGGGCTGGTCGGATTCACCCTTGGGCGTCACCTTACCCACCAGAATGTCGCCGGATTCTACCCAGGCCCCAATGCGGATAATCCCGGTTTCGTCGAGCTGACGCAGGGCATCTTCCCCGACGTTGGGAATTTCGCGGGTGATTTCCTCTGGCCCCAGCTTGGTCTGCCGCGCCTCAATCTCGAATTTCTCGACGTGGATGGAGGTGTAAACATCGTCGTAGACCATTCGCTCGCTGAGCAGAATGGCGTCCTCGTAGTTGTAGCCTTCCCAGGGCATGTAGGCCACCAGGATGTTTTGACCCAGCGCGAGTTCACCGCCCTCGGTGGCAGAGCCATCGGCCAGCACCTGCCCCGACTGCACCTTTTCCCCAGGAAACACGATGGGGCGCTGGTTTAGACAGGTGTCTTGGTTGGAGCGCTGGTACTTTTGCATCTCGTAGGCATGGATGTTGCCTTCGGGATCCTTAACCTTAATCAGGTCGGCATCCAGGTAGACCACCTCGCCATCGGTGCGGCTGATGATCACCATCCCAGAGTCGCGGGCGGCCTGGGCCTCCAGACCCGTACCCACCAGGGGACGCTCCGGTTGCAGCAGGGGCACCGCCTGCCGCTGCATGTTAGACCCCATCAGGGCGCGGTTGGCGTCGTCGTGCTCTAGGAAGGGAATCAAGGACGTGGCCACGGAGATAATCTGCACTGGAGACACGGCCACGTAGTCTACCTCGGTGGAGGCGGTGGTGGTGAAGTCTTGCCGATAGCGCACGGGCACGGTGTCGCCAATGATGTAGCCCTCTTCGTCGGTGGCGATATCGCCCGGAGCCACCCGCAGATCGTCCTCTTCGTCGGCGGTCATGTAAACCGGGGGAATATCCTTCCGCACCCGACCATTTTCGGCCCTAAAGAAGGGGGTTTCGATGAAGCCGAAGTCGTTGACGCGGGCGTGGGTGGCTAGGGAGCCGATCAGACCCGCGTTGGGGCCTTCCGGCGTTTCAATGGGGCAAATCCGACCGTAGTGGGAGGGGTGAATGTCGCGCACCGCAAAACCTGCCCGTTCCCGGGTCAGACCACCGGGGCCGAGGGCGCTGATCCGGCGCTTGTGGGTCAACTCCGCCAGGGGGTTGGTTTGATCCATGAACTGGGAGAGCTGGCTGGAGCCGAAGAACTCCTTAATCGCCGCTACCAGGGGTTTGGGGTTCACCAGGGAGGCCGGAGTGAGGGAATCGGCATCGGACACGGTCATCCGTTCCCGAATGATCCGCTCTAGGCGGTTGAGGCCCACCCGCACCTGGTTTTGCAGCAATTCACCCACCGAACGCACCCGACGGTTGCCGAGGTGGTCGATGTCGTCGATGCTGCCGATGTCGAATTCCAGATTAATCAGGTAGTCGATGGCGGTGAGGATGTCCGTGGGGGTCAGCACCCGCGTAGTGTCGGGCACATTCAGCCGCAGCTTGCGGTTCAGCTTGTGGCGACCCACCCGACCCAGGTCGTAGCGCTTGGGATCGTGGAAACGGGAGTACAGCAGTTGCTCACCCCCCGTCACCGTAGGCGGTTCACCGGGACGCAGCTTGCGGTACAGCTCCAGCAGGGCTTCCTCTTCACTGAATTGCCCTTCTTTTTCGATGGTTTTTTGGAAATATTCCGGGTTCCGCAGGGAGTCGAAAATTTCGTTGTCGCTCAGCCCCAACGCCTTCAGCAACACCTGGGCCGACAGCTTGCGGGTTTTATCAATCCGCACCCACACCAGGTCGTTTTTGTCGGTCTCAAACTTCAGCCAAGCGCCCCGGTTGGGGATCAGGTTGGCGTTGTAGGTACGGCGACCGTTTTTGTCGGTTTCCGACTTGTAGTACACCCCAGGACTACGGACGATCTGGTTGACGATCACCCGCTCGGCCCCGTTGATGATGAAGGTACCCCGGTCGGTCATCAGCGGCAGATCACCGATGAACACTTCCTGCTCCTTAATTTCCCCGGTTTCTTTGTTAATCAACCGAGTGGGCACATACATCTGCACCGAGTAGGTGGCGTCCCGCCGCTTGGCCTCATCCACGTCGTACTTCGGGCTTTTTAGCTTGTACTGCTTACCCAAAAAGTG contains:
- a CDS encoding DNA-directed RNA polymerase subunit beta', producing MAEQGATQSSLVFRNRIIDKKQLKKLISWSFTEYGTARTSQMADRIKELGFKYATRAGVSISVEDLQVPAEKRAMLAAAEEDINATEERYIRGEITEVERLTKVIDTWNDTSEKLKDQVVENFKKNNPLNSVYMMAFSGARGNISQVRQLVGMRGLMANPQGEIIDLPIKTNFREGLTVTEYVISSYGARKGLVDTALRTADSGYLTRRLVDVSQDVIIREHDCGTERGIRLRSMTDGERVLIPLENRLLGRVVAEDVVNPETGEVVLAKNEPISPETASKIAKAGVEEVVVRSPLTCEATRSVCQLCYGWSLAHSDLVDLGEAVGIIAAQSIGEPGTQMTMRTFHTGGTFTGEVAPRINATKDGTVRLPKRFKSRGFRTRYGEEALMLESDADLVVEMSGKNQTERLPQGTILFVNDGDAVKKEQLLAELPSAGRTRKVTEKATKDVTSDLAGEVKFDGLVQEEKTDRQGNTTRLAQRGGLLWVLSGDVYNLLPGAEPVVRNGDAVKAGDTLAATKLTTERGGFVRLPDTQDDKGSREVEIITASVMLDQAQVRKEQGQGREHYFIETSYGQRFSLIATPGAKVTSGQVIAELEDDQFKTQTGGIVKFAGVEVAKKGKGKQGYEVVQGGTLLWIPEETHEVNKDISLLMVEDGQYLEAGTEVVKDIFCQNSGVVEITQKNDILRKIIVKPGDLHMVDAPEDVMERDRSLVNAGEEIMPGLVADALRYVEYVETPEGPAILLRPVEEYTVPNEPSVPSQGSATDAASSIKLRAVQRVPFKDGDRIEVVDGVELLRTQLVLDIEDESPHVVADIELVPDDADPEITRLQMVVLETQVIRRDVVADQTQGSTVTTLLVKEGDQIPPGAVLARTEIKCKESGVVRGIREGQEAVRRLLVVRDTDQVQMNLGGQAPSVKVGSLVVAETEIAPGISHNESGEVASIDGDTLTLRLARPYRVSTGAVLHIEDGDLVQRGDNLVLLVFERAKTGDIIQGLPRIEELLEARKPKEACVLSRRPGTAQVVYSDDETVEVKVIEEDGVVSEYPINPGQNVIVSDGQQVSTAEHLTDGPANPHEILEVFFDYHMSLGEGTHEAALKSLQEVQSFLVNEVQSVYQSQGIDISDKHTEVIVRQMSSKCRIDDGGDTTMLPGELVEIYQVEQVNEAMSITGGAPAQYTPVLLGITKASLNTDSFISAASFQETTRVLTEAAIEGKSDWLRGLKENVIIGRLIPAGTGYNAYEDAPAPEVEPGYESAILDDDLQDVVLDDRTARSYDLEGSLSILTDDDEMIGSPMDEGGLRRPPALSEDGDDFLAMTMDDDDLLIDDQTGAL
- a CDS encoding DNA-directed RNA polymerase subunit gamma gives rise to the protein MAKLEQRFDYVKIGLASPERIRQWGERTLPNGQVVGEVTKPETINYRTLKPEMDGLFCERIFGPAKDWECHCGKYKRVRHRGIVCERCGVEVTESRVRRHRMGYIKLAAPVAHVWYLKGIPSYIAILLDMPLRDVEQIVYFNAYVVLDPGNAENLSYKQLLTEDQWIEIEDQLYDEDTELSGVEVGIGAEALQRLLQDLELETVAEKLREEIANSKGQKRAKLIKRLRVIDNFIATGSKTEWMVLDVIPVIPPDLRPMVQLDGGRFATSDLNDLYRRVINRNNRLARLQEILAPEIIVRNEKRMLQEAVDALIDNGRRGRTVVGANNRPLKSLSDIIEGKQGRFRQNLLGKRVDYSGRSVIVVGPKLQIHQCGLPREMAIELFQPFVIHRLIRQGVVNNIKAAKKMIQHSDNSDTVWEVLEEVIESHPVMLNRAPTLHRLGIQAFEPILVEGRAIQLHPLVCPAFNADFDGDQMAVHVPLSLEAQAEARLLMLASNNVLSPATGQPIITPSQDMVLGCYYLTADNPGATKGEGHYFANMEDAIMAFEQGLVDLHAKVWLRYDGPVESDQPEVLEQEEESGGIKTQVYSERRVRLDQEGNVISQYIKTTAGRIIYNKAVLEAIAS
- the rpoB gene encoding DNA-directed RNA polymerase subunit beta gives rise to the protein MTEPITYTTPNFVLPDLVEIQRSSFRWFLEEGLIEELESFSPITDYTGKLELHFLGKQYKLKSPKYDVDEAKRRDATYSVQMYVPTRLINKETGEIKEQEVFIGDLPLMTDRGTFIINGAERVIVNQIVRSPGVYYKSETDKNGRRTYNANLIPNRGAWLKFETDKNDLVWVRIDKTRKLSAQVLLKALGLSDNEIFDSLRNPEYFQKTIEKEGQFSEEEALLELYRKLRPGEPPTVTGGEQLLYSRFHDPKRYDLGRVGRHKLNRKLRLNVPDTTRVLTPTDILTAIDYLINLEFDIGSIDDIDHLGNRRVRSVGELLQNQVRVGLNRLERIIRERMTVSDADSLTPASLVNPKPLVAAIKEFFGSSQLSQFMDQTNPLAELTHKRRISALGPGGLTRERAGFAVRDIHPSHYGRICPIETPEGPNAGLIGSLATHARVNDFGFIETPFFRAENGRVRKDIPPVYMTADEEDDLRVAPGDIATDEEGYIIGDTVPVRYRQDFTTTASTEVDYVAVSPVQIISVATSLIPFLEHDDANRALMGSNMQRQAVPLLQPERPLVGTGLEAQAARDSGMVIISRTDGEVVYLDADLIKVKDPEGNIHAYEMQKYQRSNQDTCLNQRPIVFPGEKVQSGQVLADGSATEGGELALGQNILVAYMPWEGYNYEDAILLSERMVYDDVYTSIHVEKFEIEARQTKLGPEEITREIPNVGEDALRQLDETGIIRIGAWVESGDILVGKVTPKGESDQPPEEKLLRAIFGEKARDVRDNSLRVPNGEKGRVVDVRVFTREQGDELPPGANMVVRVYVAQKRKIQVGDKMAGRHGNKGIISRILPIEDMPYLPDGTPIDIALNPLGVPSRMNVGQVFECLLGWAAENLDARFKVIPFDEMYGEEASRNSTHGKLMEARETTGKDWVYNPDDPGKIILRDGRTGEPFDKAITVGKAYMLKLVHLVDDKIHARSTGPYSLVTQQPLGGKAQQGGQRFGEMEVWALEAFGAAYTLQELLTVKSDDMQGRNEALNAIVKGKSIPRPGTPESFKVLMRELQSLCLDIAVHKVETKEDGTSRDIEVDLMADVNNRRAPSRPTYESIARDDSEDMED